A stretch of the Aegilops tauschii subsp. strangulata cultivar AL8/78 chromosome 4, Aet v6.0, whole genome shotgun sequence genome encodes the following:
- the LOC109760798 gene encoding 14-3-3-like protein GF14-D gives MSPAEPTRDESVYMAKLAEQAERYEEMVEFMERVAKATGGAGPGEELSVEERNLLSVAYKNVIGARRASWRIISSIEQKEEGRGNDAHAATIRSYRSKIEAELAKICNGILALLDSHLVPSAGAAESKVFYLKMKGDYHRYLAEFKSGEERKEAAESTMNAYKAAQDIALADLAPTHPIRLGLALNFSVFYYEILNSPDRACNLAKQAFDEAISELDSLGEESYKDSTLIMQLLRDNLTLWTSDTNEDDVDEIKEAPVPKESGDGQ, from the exons ATGTCACCGGCAGAGCCGACGCGAGACGAGAGCGTCTACATGGCCAAGCTTGCGGAGCAGGCCGAGCGCTACGAGGAGATGGTGGAGTTCATGGAGCGCGTCGCGAAGGCCACCGGCGGGGCAGGGCCCGGGGAGGAGCTATCCGTTGAGGAGCGCAACCTGCTCTCTGTGGCTTACAAGAATGTCATCGGGGCCCGGCGCGCGTCCTGGAGGATCATCTCCTCCATCGAGCAGAAGGAGGAAGGTCGGGGCAACGACGCGCACGCCGCCACCATCCGCTCCTACCGCAGCAAGATCGAGGCCGAGCTCGCAAAGATCTGCAACGGCATCCTCGCCCTGCTTGATTCCCACCTCGTGCCATCCGCCGGAGCTGCCGAGTCCAAAGTCTTCTATCTCAAGATGAAGGGCGACTACCACAG GTACCTTGCAGAGTTTAAGTCCGGTGAGGAGAGGAAGGAAGCCGCCGAGAGCACCATGAACGCGTACAAAGCTGCTCAG GATATCGCCCTAGCAGATTTGGCTCCAACCCACCCCATCAGGCTTGGGCTTGCACTCAACTTTTCTGTGTTCTACTATGAGATCTTGAACTCCCCTGACCGCGCCTGCAACCTTGCGAAACAA GCCTTTGATGAGGCTATATCAGAGCTGGACAGCTTAGGCGAGGAATCCTACAAGGACAGCACTTTAATCATGCAGCTCCTGCGTGACAATTTGACTCTATGGACATCCGACACCAAT GAGGATGACGTTGATGAGATTAAGGAAGCCCCAGTTCCAAAAGAATCTGGAGACGGACAGTGA